From a region of the Alphaproteobacteria bacterium genome:
- a CDS encoding MinD/ParA family protein, whose amino-acid sequence MTIPPITPTLAHRPQARPKGRNMTAIASGKGGVGKTWFAITLTHAMARKNQRALLFDGDLGLANVDIQLGLMPRQDLGGVIAGRLTLNQAATNFPEGGFDVIAGRSGSGSLANIPLSRLQLLTDDLVLLSGAYDQVVLDLGAGVEKTVRMLAETAATVLVVCTDEPTSLTDAYAFIKVMHMERPGLDLRIVINMANSVREGERTFATLKKACEGFLKFSPPLAGVVRRDTKVRDTIRSQTPILIRSPNAEAAQDVEAIAEQLLSSPLP is encoded by the coding sequence ATGACGATACCGCCGATCACCCCCACGCTTGCCCATCGTCCGCAGGCCAGGCCCAAGGGACGCAACATGACGGCGATCGCGTCCGGCAAGGGAGGCGTGGGTAAGACATGGTTCGCCATTACCTTGACCCATGCCATGGCCCGCAAGAATCAACGAGCGCTTTTGTTCGACGGCGATCTTGGTCTGGCCAATGTCGATATTCAATTGGGCCTGATGCCAAGGCAGGATCTGGGCGGCGTGATCGCGGGAAGGCTGACGCTGAACCAAGCGGCCACCAATTTTCCGGAAGGCGGCTTCGACGTCATCGCCGGGCGCTCAGGCTCGGGAAGCCTGGCCAACATCCCCTTAAGCCGCTTGCAACTTCTGACCGACGATCTGGTGCTGTTGAGCGGCGCCTACGACCAGGTGGTGCTCGATCTGGGGGCGGGCGTCGAGAAAACCGTGCGCATGCTGGCGGAAACGGCAGCTACCGTGCTGGTGGTCTGCACCGACGAACCAACATCGCTGACCGACGCCTACGCCTTCATCAAGGTCATGCATATGGAGCGTCCGGGGCTTGATCTGCGCATCGTCATCAACATGGCCAATTCCGTGCGCGAGGGCGAGCGCACCTTCGCCACGCTGAAGAAAGCCTGCGAGGGCTTCTTGAAATTCAGTCCCCCGCTGGCGGGTGTGGTGCGCAGGGACACCAAGGTTCGCGACACCATCCGCAGCCAAACGCCGATCCTGATCCGCTCGCCCAATGCCGAAGCGGCGCAGGATGTCGAGGCGATCGCCGAACAACTCTTGAGCTCGCCTCTGCCATGA
- the fliG gene encoding flagellar motor switch protein FliG produces the protein MARIKEDFRTLTGQQKAAIFMLAIGEQHSSRLFSIMDDEEIKELSQVMANLGSVNATLVERLFIEFADQLASTGSLVGSFESTERLLMKGLPKDRVDLIMEEIRGPAGRTMWDKLGNVNEQVLANYLKNEYPQTVAVVMSKIKSDHGARVLSLLPENFAMEVVMRMLRMEAVQKEVLDGVEKTLRTEFMSNLARTARRDSHEVMAEIFNNLDRNTEARFMSALEERNRESAERIKQLMFTFEDLTRVDSSGIQILLRNVEKEKLALALKGGSDAVKELFFKNMSERLGKMLKEDMEALGPVRLKDVDEAQTAIVMVAKDLSASGQIVISEGGAEDELVY, from the coding sequence GTGGCGCGCATCAAGGAAGACTTTCGCACTTTGACCGGGCAGCAGAAGGCCGCCATCTTCATGCTGGCCATCGGCGAACAGCATTCCTCGAGATTGTTCTCGATCATGGACGACGAGGAAATCAAGGAACTCTCGCAGGTGATGGCCAATCTGGGTTCGGTCAACGCCACCTTGGTCGAGCGCTTGTTCATCGAATTCGCCGACCAGCTGGCCTCGACCGGTTCGCTGGTAGGCTCGTTCGAAAGCACCGAGCGCCTGCTGATGAAGGGCCTGCCCAAGGACCGCGTCGACCTGATCATGGAAGAAATTCGCGGCCCGGCGGGCCGCACCATGTGGGACAAGCTGGGCAATGTGAACGAACAGGTGTTGGCCAACTATCTGAAGAACGAGTATCCGCAGACCGTCGCGGTGGTGATGAGCAAGATCAAATCCGACCATGGCGCCCGCGTCTTGTCGCTACTGCCCGAGAATTTCGCCATGGAAGTGGTAATGCGCATGCTGCGCATGGAAGCTGTGCAAAAGGAAGTGCTGGACGGCGTTGAAAAGACGCTGCGAACGGAGTTCATGAGCAATCTGGCCCGCACCGCCAGGCGCGACTCGCACGAGGTGATGGCGGAAATCTTCAACAACCTCGACCGCAACACCGAGGCGCGTTTCATGTCGGCCCTGGAGGAACGCAACCGCGAATCGGCCGAGCGCATCAAGCAGCTCATGTTCACCTTCGAGGATCTTACCCGCGTCGATTCCTCGGGCATTCAGATCCTGCTGCGCAACGTCGAGAAGGAAAAACTGGCGCTGGCGCTCAAGGGCGGCTCGGACGCTGTCAAGGAACTCTTCTTCAAGAACATGTCCGAGCGCCTGGGCAAGATGCTGAAGGAAGACATGGAAGCGCTTGGCCCCGTGCGCCTGAAGGACGTCGACGAGGCGCAGACCGCCATCGTGATGGTGGCCAAAGACCTTTCGGCCAGCGGCCAGATCGTCATTTCCGAGGGCGGCGCCGAAGACGAATTGGTATACTAA
- a CDS encoding GTP-binding protein: MRLKTFTAPGMAEAMQTVRRELGDEAIIVSTQKDPDTGEVHITAALESSDAEEDAIERMLGGGMRPFISEAVRQALAFHGVPGRLIERLVVAAAAVDSEDPVMACAAALDANFIFAPLPDKSAPRPFILLGPPGGGKTITVAKLAARSVMKGRRVGVITTDSVRAGVVEQLASFTRIMDIELKVARGPEALKRLLEDNAGLYDLTFIDSPGLNPFQDRDHAYLADLVEASKAEPIMVMAAGGDSSEASEMGEIYAGLGVTRLLATRLDATRRLGAVLAAAASAEAMFCEVAVSPHVASGLVALNPVSLARLLIADPDEQVANALHEHPSYSEALT; the protein is encoded by the coding sequence ATGCGTCTTAAAACGTTTACCGCTCCCGGCATGGCGGAGGCCATGCAGACCGTGCGCCGCGAGCTGGGCGACGAGGCGATCATCGTTTCGACCCAGAAAGACCCGGATACGGGCGAGGTGCATATCACGGCGGCGCTGGAAAGCTCGGACGCCGAGGAAGACGCCATCGAGCGCATGCTGGGCGGCGGCATGCGCCCCTTCATCTCTGAGGCAGTGCGCCAAGCCCTGGCGTTTCACGGCGTGCCGGGACGCTTGATCGAGCGTTTGGTGGTGGCGGCGGCGGCGGTGGATTCGGAAGATCCCGTCATGGCCTGCGCCGCGGCGCTGGACGCCAATTTCATTTTTGCGCCGCTGCCCGATAAAAGTGCGCCGCGTCCTTTCATCTTGCTGGGGCCGCCCGGCGGCGGCAAGACGATCACGGTGGCCAAGCTGGCCGCACGCTCGGTGATGAAGGGCAGGCGGGTCGGCGTCATCACCACCGATTCCGTTCGCGCGGGCGTGGTCGAGCAACTGGCATCGTTCACCCGCATCATGGATATCGAATTGAAGGTGGCAAGAGGCCCCGAAGCCTTGAAGCGTCTTTTGGAAGACAATGCCGGTCTTTACGATCTGACCTTCATCGATTCGCCCGGCCTCAATCCCTTTCAGGACCGCGATCATGCCTATCTGGCCGATCTGGTGGAAGCCAGCAAGGCCGAGCCGATCATGGTGATGGCGGCGGGCGGCGATTCTTCCGAAGCCAGCGAGATGGGCGAAATCTATGCTGGCCTTGGCGTCACGCGCCTGCTGGCGACAAGGCTTGACGCCACGCGCCGATTGGGTGCCGTGCTGGCGGCGGCGGCAAGTGCCGAAGCCATGTTCTGCGAAGTGGCCGTCAGCCCGCATGTCGCCAGCGGTTTGGTGGCGCTTAATCCCGTTTCCCTGGCCCGCCTTCTGATCGCCGATCCCGACGAGCAGGTGGCCAATGCCCTGCACGAACATCCCTCTTATTCCGAGGCCCTGACATGA
- a CDS encoding DUF952 domain-containing protein translates to MTGKRIYHLCRQADWLLAAAKGVYEGSDQDRSDGFLHFSTSDQIEESAARHRAGEADLLMLVADSALLGEALRWEASSSGELYPHLYAALPLSAVLEVVPLSLGPTGEHEFPLLTD, encoded by the coding sequence ATGACCGGGAAACGCATCTATCATTTGTGCCGTCAGGCGGATTGGCTTTTGGCCGCCGCCAAGGGGGTCTATGAAGGTTCGGACCAGGACAGGTCGGACGGGTTCCTGCATTTTTCCACCAGCGATCAGATCGAGGAAAGTGCGGCCCGCCACCGCGCGGGCGAGGCCGATCTGTTGATGCTGGTCGCCGATTCCGCCTTGTTGGGCGAGGCACTGCGCTGGGAGGCCTCATCTTCTGGCGAGCTTTACCCTCATCTTTACGCAGCCCTGCCCCTTTCCGCCGTTCTTGAAGTGGTGCCGCTTTCCCTGGGTCCCACGGGCGAGCACGAATTCCCCCTGCTGACGGACTGA
- the fliF gene encoding flagellar M-ring protein FliF, whose product MNAFLQSLRNLGPARLAAMVGVAIGMIGFIIFIAARVSSAPMELLYGDLEASDAGHVAQRLDGLKIPYEVRNGNQIFVPADQVGKLRMQLAEQALPSSGGSVGYEIFDKSDPLGSTSFMQNLNLVRALEGELARSIKTVGNVKTARVHLVMPRREMFSREVQEPSASIILKMNGGGRLNAQQVSSIQHLVAAAVPRLQPTKISIVDDKGTLLARGFEDDKQLMNRNAEEMRISYEQRLARQIEDLLEKTVGFGKVRAEVRADIDFDQLVVNEEKYDPESQVVRSTRTITEDVQAQDQESMPVTVGQNLPDTNANIAGATKNQNKEARNDELVNYEISKKVTKQVRETGVVKRLSVAVLVDGVYNKDGDQRAYETRKQEEMDQIATLVRSAIGFDDKRGDQVDVVNMRFAEGDAEVDKPLDLIFGFEQAQIMRMAEILVLSVVAILVILLVVRPLVTRAFETMPAAAGEAGRKLLAEPGMSPALSGPGMPPAPGVPMEEEMESLDELIDIDKVEGRVKASSIKKIGEIIEKHPEEALSIIRNWMYQEA is encoded by the coding sequence GTGAACGCCTTTCTACAATCGCTGCGCAATCTGGGACCCGCCCGTCTGGCCGCCATGGTCGGCGTGGCCATCGGCATGATCGGATTCATCATCTTCATCGCGGCCCGCGTCAGTTCCGCGCCGATGGAGCTGCTGTACGGCGATTTGGAGGCGTCAGACGCCGGACATGTCGCCCAGCGTCTCGATGGGCTGAAGATTCCCTATGAAGTCCGCAACGGCAATCAGATCTTCGTGCCCGCCGATCAGGTGGGCAAGCTGCGCATGCAATTGGCCGAGCAGGCGCTGCCTTCCTCGGGCGGCTCGGTAGGTTATGAGATTTTCGACAAATCCGATCCTCTGGGATCGACCAGCTTCATGCAAAACCTGAATTTGGTCAGGGCGTTGGAAGGCGAATTGGCCCGCTCGATCAAGACGGTCGGCAACGTCAAGACGGCCAGGGTGCATCTGGTCATGCCGAGACGCGAAATGTTCTCGCGCGAGGTGCAAGAACCCTCCGCCTCGATCATCTTGAAAATGAATGGCGGCGGGCGCCTGAACGCCCAGCAGGTGTCGTCGATCCAGCATTTGGTGGCGGCCGCCGTGCCGCGCTTGCAGCCGACAAAGATTTCGATCGTCGACGACAAGGGCACGCTGCTGGCCAGGGGCTTCGAGGACGACAAGCAGTTGATGAACCGCAATGCCGAGGAAATGCGCATTTCCTACGAGCAGCGTTTGGCCCGCCAGATCGAGGATCTGCTTGAAAAGACGGTCGGATTCGGAAAAGTCCGGGCCGAAGTCCGGGCCGATATCGACTTCGACCAACTGGTGGTGAACGAAGAGAAATACGATCCGGAATCGCAGGTCGTGCGCTCGACCCGCACCATTACCGAGGATGTTCAGGCCCAAGATCAGGAATCCATGCCGGTGACGGTGGGTCAGAACCTGCCCGACACCAACGCCAACATCGCGGGTGCTACCAAGAATCAGAATAAGGAAGCCAGAAACGACGAGCTGGTGAATTACGAAATCTCGAAGAAGGTCACCAAGCAGGTGCGCGAAACCGGCGTGGTGAAGCGTCTTTCCGTGGCCGTTCTGGTGGATGGCGTCTATAATAAGGATGGCGATCAGCGCGCCTACGAAACCCGCAAGCAAGAAGAGATGGACCAGATCGCAACCCTGGTCCGCTCGGCCATCGGCTTCGACGACAAGCGTGGCGATCAAGTCGATGTCGTGAACATGCGCTTCGCCGAGGGCGATGCGGAAGTCGACAAGCCGCTTGATTTGATCTTCGGCTTCGAGCAGGCGCAGATCATGCGCATGGCCGAAATTCTGGTCTTGAGCGTGGTGGCGATCCTGGTCATCTTGCTGGTGGTTCGCCCGCTGGTCACCAGGGCCTTCGAGACCATGCCGGCGGCGGCGGGCGAGGCCGGGCGCAAGCTCTTGGCCGAGCCGGGCATGTCGCCCGCCCTGTCGGGTCCGGGCATGCCGCCAGCGCCCGGCGTGCCGATGGAAGAAGAGATGGAATCCCTGGACGAGCTTATCGACATCGACAAGGTCGAAGGCCGGGTCAAGGCGTCGTCGATCAAGAAAATCGGCGAGATCATCGAGAAGCATCCGGAAGAGGCGCTGTCGATCATCCGCAATTGGATGTATCAGGAAGCATAG
- a CDS encoding quinone-dependent dihydroorotate dehydrogenase, whose protein sequence is MFDIYPLLWPFLKRLDPEEAHLLALRTLSSGLFPKLAHPDPQMLGQDLWGLHFPNPVGLAAGFDKNAEVPDALLNLGFGFVEIGTVTPQPQAGNPRPRLFRLAEDEAIINRMGFNNDGAIAVRGRLARHKSRPGIIGVNIGKNKTTEDAAADYEKGAVLLAPMASYLVVNISSPNTPGLRALQGRDALSALLGRTKAALKTAVPENSPPLLVKVAPDLESQDRKDIADVVLANGIDGLIVSNTTIARPASLRSTQREETGGLSGKPLFAPSTEVLADFYRLTKGAIPLIGAGGITSGADAYAKIRAGASLVQVYSALVYKGPGLVERIKGELYHLLRRDGFTQLGQAIGADHR, encoded by the coding sequence TTGTTTGACATTTATCCGCTGCTTTGGCCGTTTCTGAAGCGCCTCGACCCCGAGGAAGCGCATCTGCTGGCCTTAAGGACCCTGTCTTCCGGCCTGTTTCCCAAGCTGGCGCACCCCGACCCCCAGATGCTGGGTCAGGACCTGTGGGGATTGCATTTCCCCAATCCGGTCGGTTTGGCGGCGGGGTTCGACAAAAACGCCGAAGTGCCTGACGCGCTATTGAATCTGGGCTTCGGCTTCGTCGAGATCGGCACCGTGACCCCCCAGCCCCAGGCAGGCAATCCGCGCCCCCGCCTGTTCAGGCTGGCCGAGGACGAGGCCATCATCAACCGCATGGGCTTCAACAATGACGGAGCCATCGCCGTGCGGGGCAGACTGGCCCGCCACAAAAGCAGGCCCGGCATCATCGGCGTCAATATCGGCAAGAACAAGACCACCGAGGACGCCGCCGCCGACTATGAAAAAGGCGCCGTTCTGCTGGCGCCCATGGCCAGCTATCTGGTGGTCAACATCTCGTCTCCCAATACGCCCGGCCTTCGCGCCCTGCAGGGCCGCGATGCGCTGTCGGCCCTATTGGGTCGCACCAAGGCGGCGCTGAAAACCGCCGTTCCCGAAAATTCGCCGCCCCTGCTGGTCAAAGTGGCCCCGGATTTGGAAAGCCAGGACCGCAAGGATATCGCCGACGTCGTTCTGGCCAACGGCATCGACGGGCTGATCGTCTCCAACACCACCATCGCAAGGCCCGCCAGCCTGCGCTCGACACAGCGAGAAGAAACGGGCGGCCTTAGCGGCAAGCCTTTGTTCGCTCCCTCCACCGAGGTGCTGGCCGATTTTTACCGTCTGACCAAAGGCGCCATTCCCTTGATCGGCGCTGGCGGCATCACCTCGGGCGCCGACGCCTACGCCAAAATTCGCGCCGGCGCCTCGCTGGTTCAGGTCTATTCGGCCCTGGTCTATAAGGGGCCGGGGCTGGTTGAGCGCATCAAGGGCGAGCTTTATCATCTATTGCGCCGCGACGGATTCACGCAACTTGGTCAGGCGATCGGGGCGGACCATCGATGA
- the fliN gene encoding flagellar motor switch protein FliN — MADNLELNELRGDPEEEHIELPDIPRSSRDLEAVYDIPVQVSAVLGKATMQVHQLLKLGRGAVVELDRKVGEAIDIYVNNRLVARGEVVVVEDRLGVTMTEIIKADRS, encoded by the coding sequence ATGGCCGACAATTTGGAACTGAACGAACTGAGGGGCGATCCCGAGGAAGAACATATCGAGCTGCCGGATATTCCGCGCTCGTCGCGCGATCTTGAAGCCGTCTACGACATTCCGGTGCAGGTTTCCGCCGTGCTGGGCAAGGCCACCATGCAGGTGCATCAGCTTCTCAAGCTGGGTCGCGGCGCCGTGGTGGAGTTGGATCGCAAGGTCGGCGAGGCCATCGACATCTACGTCAACAACCGGCTGGTGGCGCGCGGCGAAGTGGTGGTCGTGGAAGACCGCCTCGGCGTGACCATGACGGAAATCATCAAGGCGGATCGCAGCTAG
- a CDS encoding sigma-54-dependent Fis family transcriptional regulator, whose translation MRLLIIGSLGGQIGAASQIAIGRGAKVTHADDIEPGLEILRSGKGADLVMIDVRQDVKGLVDQLAAERIIVPVVACGTSTDTQAAVRAIRAGAREYVPLPPDAELIAAVLAAVAEESHAMISADPKMAQVLKLADQVSPSDASILITGESGTGKELMARYIHRKSKRADKPFVAVNCAAIPETLLESELFGHEKGAFTGAVARRLGKFEEAQGGTLLLDEISEMDVRLQSKLLRAIQEREIDRLGGSKPVKVDVRIIATTNRALQDEVKKGTFREDLYFRLNVMTLLLPPLRERPKDIEILAHHFAKFYAAANSVAERPLSEEALNLLKRHVWRGNVRELENTLHRAVLLATNSTIGPEAIMLNNSDGQSQGEATVATDKTTQGLIGRTVADVERDLILDTLYHCLGNRTHAANILGISIRTLRNKLKQYGEEGYKVPPPGEGERAGL comes from the coding sequence ATGCGCCTTCTCATCATCGGATCTTTGGGTGGACAGATCGGGGCCGCCAGCCAGATCGCCATCGGACGCGGCGCCAAGGTGACGCATGCCGACGACATCGAGCCGGGGCTGGAGATTCTGCGCTCCGGCAAGGGCGCCGATCTGGTGATGATCGATGTCCGCCAGGACGTGAAGGGGCTGGTCGATCAACTGGCCGCCGAGCGCATCATCGTTCCCGTGGTCGCCTGCGGCACCTCGACCGACACCCAGGCGGCCGTGCGCGCCATCCGGGCGGGCGCTCGCGAATATGTGCCGCTGCCGCCCGACGCCGAACTGATCGCCGCCGTTCTGGCGGCCGTGGCCGAGGAAAGCCACGCCATGATCTCGGCCGATCCCAAGATGGCCCAAGTCTTGAAACTGGCCGATCAGGTGTCGCCTTCCGACGCGTCGATTTTGATCACCGGCGAGTCCGGCACCGGCAAGGAATTGATGGCGCGTTACATCCATAGAAAAAGCAAGCGCGCCGACAAGCCCTTCGTGGCGGTCAATTGCGCCGCCATTCCCGAAACGCTGCTGGAATCTGAACTGTTCGGCCATGAAAAGGGCGCTTTCACCGGCGCTGTCGCCAGACGGCTGGGCAAGTTCGAGGAAGCGCAAGGCGGCACCTTGCTCCTCGATGAAATCAGCGAAATGGACGTGCGGCTGCAATCGAAGCTGCTGCGCGCCATCCAGGAGCGCGAGATCGATCGCTTGGGCGGATCGAAACCGGTCAAGGTGGATGTGCGCATCATCGCCACCACCAACCGGGCGCTGCAAGACGAAGTCAAAAAGGGCACCTTCCGCGAGGATCTGTATTTTCGCCTCAACGTCATGACGCTGTTGTTGCCGCCCTTGCGCGAGCGCCCCAAGGACATCGAGATTCTGGCGCATCATTTCGCCAAGTTCTACGCCGCCGCCAACAGCGTCGCCGAGCGGCCCCTTAGCGAAGAGGCGCTCAATCTTCTGAAACGCCATGTCTGGCGGGGCAATGTGCGCGAGTTGGAAAATACCCTGCACCGCGCCGTGCTGCTGGCCACCAACAGCACGATCGGACCCGAAGCGATCATGCTGAACAATAGCGACGGCCAATCGCAAGGCGAGGCGACCGTCGCTACCGACAAGACGACGCAGGGATTGATCGGGCGCACGGTTGCCGATGTCGAGCGCGACCTCATTCTCGACACCTTGTATCACTGCCTGGGCAACCGCACCCACGCCGCCAATATCCTGGGCATCTCGATCCGCACGCTCAGGAACAAGCTGAAGCAGTATGGCGAGGAAGGCTACAAGGTGCCGCCGCCCGGCGAGGGCGAGCGGGCTGGCCTTTAA
- a CDS encoding (2Fe-2S) ferredoxin domain-containing protein, with product MSERPSGIVVCINNRFTASRPSCALGGSEAIADALEQGLLERGLALTVERLHCLGECAKGPNLRLTPGGRFFHHTKLADVPAILDEIEKILKDGSF from the coding sequence GTGAGCGAACGTCCTAGCGGCATCGTCGTTTGCATCAACAACCGTTTCACGGCCAGCCGACCTTCCTGCGCGCTGGGCGGCTCGGAAGCCATCGCCGATGCTTTGGAACAGGGCCTTCTCGAGCGCGGCTTGGCGCTGACCGTTGAACGCTTGCATTGTCTGGGCGAGTGCGCCAAAGGCCCCAATCTGCGTCTGACCCCAGGCGGACGTTTCTTCCATCACACCAAACTGGCCGACGTTCCGGCCATCCTAGACGAGATCGAGAAAATTCTGAAGGATGGTTCGTTCTAA
- the flhA gene encoding flagellar biosynthesis protein FlhA — translation MGSWGPAMNRFAAAMRRGDIAFAMAVVLILVMLILPMPPWLMDLALAVSITFAVLILMVSIFIERPLQFSSYPTVLLLATMLRLALNMATTRLILSKGHEGTDAAGHVVEAFAGFVMGGNFVIGIVIFAILVIVNFVVITKGSTRIAEVAARFTLDAMPGKQMAIDADLSSGLIDENTARKRRKELEEESSFYGAMDGASKFVRGDAVAGLMITFINVLGGIFIGVVQMNLPFMTALDTYTQLTVGDGLVSQIPALIVSTSAGLLVSKAGLSETADKALSRQLGGYPKALGVSSFLIAFLGLMPGLPFLPFAILAGVTGGLAWRIDQTQRVKTEQEEAVAEAQARQEVPVAEEPISSALKIDLVRLELGYGLLSLINSPKGQRLTEQIKALRRALASDMGFVMPSVRIQDNMQLPANAYVVYVKEVEAGRGDLRPDMLLVMDPRGEEITIPGEKTREPTFGLPALWIDLTSREEALFRGYTVVDPPTVITTHLTEVVKDNMSELLSFAETQKLLDELDREHQKLVSDLIPSQITVGGVQRALQNLLTERISIRDLPTILEGISEACGHTRNVMTITEHVRARLARQISDSNTSDQGFIPLVTLSPEWEQAFAESLIGAGEEKQLSMAPSRLQEFIAKVRQNFERFAMQGETPVLLTSPMIRPYVRSIIERFRPMTVVMSQSEIHPKAKIKTLGQI, via the coding sequence ATGGGATCATGGGGTCCGGCGATGAACCGCTTTGCCGCGGCGATGCGCCGCGGCGACATCGCCTTCGCCATGGCGGTCGTGCTGATTCTGGTCATGCTGATCCTGCCCATGCCGCCCTGGCTGATGGATTTGGCGCTGGCCGTTTCGATTACCTTCGCCGTGCTGATCTTGATGGTCTCGATCTTCATCGAACGACCTTTGCAATTCAGTTCATACCCGACCGTGCTGCTGCTGGCCACCATGTTGCGCCTAGCGCTCAACATGGCGACCACGCGCCTGATCCTCTCCAAGGGCCATGAAGGAACCGATGCGGCTGGCCATGTCGTCGAGGCCTTTGCCGGTTTCGTGATGGGCGGCAATTTCGTGATCGGAATCGTGATCTTCGCCATCCTGGTCATCGTCAATTTCGTGGTCATCACCAAAGGCTCGACCCGCATCGCCGAAGTTGCCGCCCGATTCACCTTAGACGCCATGCCCGGCAAGCAGATGGCCATCGACGCCGATCTGTCGTCGGGCCTGATCGACGAGAACACGGCCAGGAAGCGGCGCAAGGAACTGGAAGAGGAAAGTTCCTTCTACGGCGCCATGGATGGCGCCTCGAAATTCGTGCGCGGCGACGCCGTGGCCGGGTTGATGATCACCTTCATCAACGTTCTGGGCGGCATCTTCATCGGCGTCGTGCAGATGAACTTGCCCTTCATGACGGCGCTTGACACCTATACCCAATTGACGGTGGGCGATGGCTTGGTCAGCCAGATTCCGGCGCTGATCGTTTCCACCTCGGCCGGTCTTCTGGTGTCCAAGGCGGGTTTGAGCGAAACCGCCGACAAGGCCTTGTCCCGCCAGTTGGGCGGCTATCCCAAAGCGCTGGGCGTCAGCTCCTTCCTGATCGCCTTCCTGGGCCTGATGCCGGGACTGCCCTTCCTGCCCTTCGCCATTCTGGCCGGCGTCACCGGCGGCTTGGCTTGGCGGATCGACCAAACCCAGCGCGTGAAGACCGAACAGGAAGAGGCGGTCGCCGAGGCGCAGGCCAGACAGGAAGTGCCGGTGGCCGAGGAACCGATCTCGTCGGCGCTCAAGATCGATCTGGTTCGCCTGGAGCTTGGCTATGGGCTGCTGTCGCTGATCAACAGCCCCAAGGGCCAACGCTTGACCGAGCAAATCAAGGCCCTGCGCCGCGCCTTGGCCTCGGACATGGGTTTCGTCATGCCGTCGGTGCGCATCCAAGACAATATGCAGCTGCCCGCCAACGCCTATGTCGTTTACGTCAAGGAGGTCGAGGCTGGCCGCGGCGACCTGCGTCCCGACATGTTGCTGGTCATGGACCCCAGGGGCGAGGAAATCACCATCCCCGGCGAAAAGACTCGCGAACCCACCTTCGGCCTGCCCGCGCTTTGGATCGACCTGACCTCTCGCGAGGAGGCTTTGTTCCGCGGCTATACGGTCGTCGATCCGCCGACCGTGATCACCACCCATCTGACCGAAGTGGTGAAGGACAATATGAGCGAGCTTCTGTCCTTCGCCGAAACGCAAAAGCTGCTGGACGAGTTGGACAGGGAGCATCAGAAGCTGGTCAGCGACTTGATCCCCAGCCAGATCACGGTGGGCGGCGTCCAGCGCGCCTTGCAGAACCTGTTGACCGAACGCATCTCGATCCGCGATCTGCCCACCATCCTGGAAGGCATTTCCGAGGCTTGCGGCCATACCCGCAACGTCATGACCATCACCGAACATGTGCGCGCGCGCCTGGCCCGCCAGATCAGCGATTCGAACACTTCGGATCAGGGATTCATTCCGCTGGTCACGCTCAGCCCCGAATGGGAGCAGGCCTTCGCCGAGTCCCTGATCGGCGCGGGCGAAGAAAAGCAATTGTCGATGGCGCCTTCCAGGCTTCAGGAATTCATCGCCAAGGTGCGCCAGAATTTCGAGCGTTTCGCCATGCAGGGCGAAACGCCGGTGCTGCTGACCAGTCCGATGATCAGGCCCTATGTGCGCTCGATCATCGAGCGCTTCCGTCCCATGACCGTGGTGATGTCGCAAAGCGAAATCCACCCCAAGGCGAAAATCAAAACCCTGGGGCAGATATGA
- a CDS encoding flagellar assembly protein FliH, translated as MAQVRKFMFDLSFDKPVVKPQPKNVVEDVEEASEPEPPPPPVFTEEELYFAREESYQKGREDGLREAEESRAFLESNAERAISEQLAGLFAAEKRSAEANQRASIQVAQALLRKLAPGLAKREGLGDIEGLLRDCLMRLGKEPRVVVRVAEELTEGVRAKIDGLVTESGFEGRVVVIGAPGLASTDCKVEWADGGAERDFERLLAEVDAVVERYLAPEGDEAQTDDAE; from the coding sequence ATGGCGCAGGTGCGCAAATTCATGTTCGATCTGTCGTTCGACAAGCCGGTGGTCAAGCCGCAGCCGAAGAACGTGGTCGAGGATGTCGAAGAGGCAAGCGAACCCGAGCCGCCGCCGCCGCCCGTGTTTACCGAAGAGGAGCTGTATTTCGCCAGGGAGGAAAGCTACCAGAAAGGGCGCGAGGATGGCCTGCGCGAAGCCGAGGAAAGCCGGGCCTTTTTGGAAAGCAACGCCGAGCGCGCGATTTCCGAGCAACTGGCCGGCCTGTTCGCCGCCGAAAAAAGGTCGGCCGAGGCCAATCAGCGGGCTTCCATCCAGGTGGCTCAGGCCTTGCTTAGAAAACTGGCCCCCGGATTGGCGAAACGGGAAGGGCTGGGCGATATCGAAGGCCTGCTGCGCGACTGCCTGATGCGCCTTGGCAAGGAACCCCGCGTCGTCGTGCGCGTGGCCGAGGAACTGACGGAGGGCGTGCGCGCCAAGATCGACGGGCTGGTCACGGAAAGCGGCTTCGAAGGCCGCGTGGTGGTGATCGGCGCGCCGGGGCTGGCCTCGACCGATTGCAAGGTTGAATGGGCCGATGGCGGCGCCGAGCGCGATTTCGAGCGCCTGCTGGCCGAAGTGGATGCGGTCGTCGAAAGATATTTGGCGCCCGAGGGCGATGAAGCCCAAACGGATGATGCAGAGTAG